A stretch of Lathyrus oleraceus cultivar Zhongwan6 chromosome 6, CAAS_Psat_ZW6_1.0, whole genome shotgun sequence DNA encodes these proteins:
- the LOC127094785 gene encoding eukaryotic translation initiation factor 4 gamma-like — protein MGESGACGPQKWGTIVIRNEKNELIPTRTVTAQLQARALASQQSSQTEPEPKVTSSSPAQQNPPPQTPPPAQPNPPPKQPIPSRSEAQPNPQPKQTTPSPSNIPPPQTSVAVITPILNPDDTNQTPPSSQASNYEPETAFPTLEEAITVFAESSVEKIKDAGIRLQARLSREVGEKARKEVEEKARLEEEQRIREAEEKVVVEAVAATATVEAEAKPKADAEEATRITAEEATKARVDALTQREQSTSGFSSLVLKTLEELQKE, from the exons ATGGGTGAGTCTGGTGCATGTGGTCCCCAAAAATGGGGGACCATCGTCATTAGAAACGAGAAGAATGAGCTAATCCCTACAAGGACAGTTACAG CTCAGCTTCAAGCtcgtgctctggcctctcaacagTCATCACAAACTGAACCTGAACCTAAAGTCACTTCCTCATCCCCTGCACAACAAAATCCACCTCCTCAAACACCACCACCTGCACAACCTAATCCACCTCCTAAACAACCAATACCCTCACGATCTGAAGCTCAACCAAATCCTCAACCCAAACAAACAACACCATCTCCCTCTAATATTCCCCCACCACAAACCTCTGTTGCCGTCATCACTCCTATTCTAAATCCAGATGACACCAACCAAACTCCACCATCCTCCCAAGCCTCTAACTATGAACCAGAAACTGCCTTCCCCACCTTAGAAGAAGCAATAACtgtttttgcagagtcttcagtgGAGAAAATCAA AGATGCTGGTATAAGGCTCCAAGCTCGCTTGTCTAGAGAGGTCGGGGAAAAGGCCAGGAAGGAAGTAGAAGAGAAAGCTCGCCTGGAAGAAGAGCAGAGgatcagagaagctgaagaaaaggtTGTTGTTGAAGCTGTTGCTGCTACGGCTACTGTTGAGGCTGAGGCAAAACCAAAAGCCGACGCTGAAGAAGCAACACGTATTACTGCAGAGGAAGCTACCAAGGCCAGGGTTGATGCTTTGACTCAGAGGGAGCAATCTACCTCTGGTTTTTCCTCTTTGGTCTTGAAGACTCTGGAGGAATTGCAAAAGGAATAA
- the LOC127094786 gene encoding uncharacterized protein LOC127094786: protein MGENPPPPERLLGDYGGANARTGRLTIVNQPVNVANFQLHPTSSSQAQGALPSATVKNPREHNNVSVVTTRSGKSHEVLKEKAEDEDQLLEVDLEIKENEVVREELVAPKQVVKEKVIEPKPVIKLPFPTRNKKKGLHEKNFEKLLELFKKLEINIPLLEALEQMPTYTKFMKDFISKRRTIDTNPIILTETCSVILQGMKIPMKKKDRGVVTIPCTIGDRSFKKALIDLEASVSLMSLSIYKKLGIGVRQDTRMTLQFADHSVKKPYGIVENVLVKIEKFVFPVDFVILEMPEDEEIPLILGRPFLDTGRCLINIEEGTMTLKVYDEELKNDVQNTMKYKYDIGTSHTIEVLDQVIAYDSPLNAPRLPLEIVLSLFIFYGDKEVDSRESEVLAMMNAQPP, encoded by the exons ATGGGGGAGAACCCACCACCACCAGAAAGACTATTGGGTGACTACGGGGGCGCAAATGCACGAACCGGAAGATtaacaattgtcaaccaaccggtgaatgtggcTAATTTTCAGCTACATCCAA CCTCgagttctcaagcacaaggtgcCCTACCAAGTGCAACTGTGAAAAATcctagagagcataataatgttAGTGTTGTGACAACGAGAAGTGGTAAATCTCATGAAGTCCTTAAGGAGAAAGCTGAAGATGAAGATCAATTGCTTGAAGTAGATCTTGAGATCAAGGAAAATGAAGTTGTGAGGGAAGAATTGGTTGCACCTAAGCAAGTGGTAAAAGAAAAAGTCATTGAACCAAAACCGGTCATTAAGCTTCCCTTTCCCACCAGAAATAAGAAAAAGGGGCTacatgagaaaaactttgagaaattgctagagttgttcaagaagctAGAAATCAACATTCCGCTTTTGGAAgcacttgaacaaatgcctaCCTATACCAAGTTCATGAAGGACTTCATTTCTAAGAGGCGAACCATTGACACCAACCCTATTATTCTAACCGAAACTTGTAGTGttattttgcagggtatgaaaATTCCAATGAAGAAGAAGGATCGAGGAGTTGTCACTATCCCTTGCACCATCGGAGATAGGTCATTCAAAAAAGCTCTTATTGATTTAGAAGCCAGTGTAAGTCTCATGTCattatccatttacaagaaacTGGGTATAGGGGTTAGGCAAGATACCAGGATGACACTTCAATTCGCCGATCATTCGGTTAAGAAACCTTATGGGATAGTTGAAAATGTTCTAGTGAAGATTGAAAAGTTTGTATTCCCGGTGGATTTCGTGATTCTAGAAATGCCTGAGGATGAAGAGATCCCTCTCATTCTTGGGAGACCCTTTTTAGATACTGGAAGATGTTTGATCAACATAGAGGAAGGTACTATGACTTTGAAGGTTTATGACGAGGAATTAAAAAATGATGTTCAAAACACCATGAAATACAAATATGATATTGGAACTAGTCATACCATAGAGGTTCTAGATCAAGTGATTGCTTATGATAGTCCTTTGAATGCACCGCGATTACCTTTGGAAATAGTGTTGAGCTTGTTCATTTTTTACGGTGATAAAGAAGTAGACAGCAGAGAATCAGAAGTGCTAGCCATGATGAACGCACAACCCCCTTGA